One window of Flavobacterium dauae genomic DNA carries:
- the msrA gene encoding peptide-methionine (S)-S-oxide reductase MsrA — protein sequence MNLDNNETAIFANGCFWCSEAIFQKINGVKEVLPGYIGGITENPTYEEVCSGTTNHAEAIKIVFNNKLVSYQELLEVFFATHDPTSLNRQGNDIGTQYRSEIFYTTNDQKDQAELFVKTLNQENTFQKPVVTKVTEATVFYFAENYHQNYFNNHPDKTYCAMVIAPKVKKFEKFFQEYVTK from the coding sequence ATGAATTTAGACAACAATGAAACTGCAATTTTTGCAAATGGTTGTTTTTGGTGCTCAGAAGCCATCTTTCAAAAAATTAACGGAGTAAAAGAAGTTTTACCCGGATATATTGGCGGAATAACAGAAAATCCTACGTATGAAGAAGTTTGCTCGGGAACTACTAATCACGCCGAAGCAATAAAAATTGTTTTTAACAATAAACTTGTAAGTTATCAGGAACTTTTAGAGGTTTTCTTTGCAACCCACGACCCTACTTCTTTAAACAGACAGGGAAACGATATTGGCACACAATACCGAAGCGAAATTTTTTACACAACCAATGACCAAAAAGATCAAGCGGAACTTTTTGTAAAAACATTAAATCAGGAAAATACTTTTCAAAAACCTGTTGTTACAAAAGTAACCGAAGCTACAGTATTTTATTTTGCCGAAAACTATCATCAAAACTATTTCAACAATCATCCTGATAAAACGTATTGTGCAATGGTTATTGCTCCTAAAGTTAAAAAATTCGAAAAATTTTTTCAGGAATATGTCACAAAATAA
- a CDS encoding ABC transporter ATP-binding protein — MIKAENISKQFNGLEVLKNVSLEIKKGEIVAIVGASGAGKTTLLQILGTLDVPEKSHQTQLKINEIDVLNLKDQQLATFRNKNLGFIFQFHQLLPEFNAIENVCIPAFIAGKSKTEAEKEAKELLDYLGLSHRIHHFPSELSGGEQQRVAVARALINKPAVIFADEPSGNLDTNSAENLHELFFKLRDNFGQTFVIVTHNEELAELADRKLVMSDGKFVI; from the coding sequence ATGATTAAAGCTGAAAATATAAGCAAGCAATTTAATGGTTTAGAAGTTTTAAAAAATGTTTCTTTAGAAATTAAAAAAGGTGAAATTGTAGCTATTGTAGGTGCTTCCGGAGCCGGAAAAACAACACTCTTACAAATTTTAGGTACTTTAGATGTTCCCGAAAAAAGCCATCAAACACAATTAAAAATTAATGAAATCGATGTTTTAAATCTTAAAGATCAACAGCTGGCAACTTTTAGAAATAAAAATCTAGGGTTTATTTTTCAGTTTCATCAATTATTGCCTGAATTTAATGCGATAGAAAATGTTTGTATTCCGGCTTTTATTGCAGGTAAATCAAAAACAGAAGCAGAAAAAGAAGCAAAAGAATTATTAGATTATTTAGGGTTAAGTCACAGAATACACCATTTTCCGTCTGAATTATCGGGTGGAGAACAGCAACGAGTGGCGGTTGCAAGAGCTTTAATCAACAAGCCTGCCGTGATTTTTGCCGATGAACCTTCGGGCAATTTAGACACTAATTCTGCCGAAAACTTACACGAATTGTTTTTTAAACTTAGAGATAATTTTGGTCAAACCTTTGTGATTGTTACCCATAACGAAGAATTGGCGGAATTGGCTGACAGAAAATTGGTAATGAGCGACGGAAAATTTGTAATTTAA
- a CDS encoding DUF2750 domain-containing protein yields the protein MINNFIEKIIKNDNVYIIEYKDEVAIAQSLLFKTDVNEPVNVVCFWSDKEQAIECCKEIWKNYKPTALCLATFIEDYLVNIYNESFIVGIDFNEKMEGIEADPLDVISELIKNLKKQHVNLEFEYFKNLTDLENQLQKLL from the coding sequence GTGATAAATAATTTTATAGAGAAAATAATTAAGAACGATAACGTTTATATCATTGAATATAAAGACGAAGTTGCCATTGCACAATCGCTCTTGTTTAAAACCGATGTTAATGAACCCGTAAATGTGGTTTGTTTTTGGTCTGATAAAGAACAAGCTATTGAATGCTGTAAAGAAATCTGGAAAAATTATAAACCAACGGCTCTTTGTTTAGCTACTTTTATTGAAGATTATTTAGTGAATATTTACAACGAAAGTTTTATTGTAGGTATTGATTTTAATGAAAAAATGGAAGGAATAGAAGCAGATCCGTTAGATGTGATTTCTGAATTGATTAAAAATTTAAAAAAACAACACGTTAATTTGGAATTTGAATATTTCAAAAACCTGACTGATTTAGAAAATCAGCTACAAAAATTGCTTTAA
- a CDS encoding S9 family peptidase — MKKISIFAFMLAGFLAQAQNNLTIEEATLAAQKGFGTKSFYSAQWRTNNQLTYIDAPYNTLIAKDTKGDPAENLVTTTDLETAIATAINEKVSLRMIPFDYHWENEKELSFTYQGENDKYYVVYNIETKKVSKTIKFSAISTEEIIAPAKNYIVYLNKNNVEIAFENGEVVKVTNDPEHVVNGSSNTHRNEFGIDRGLWISPDGKKILFYKKDERMVADYPLIDFATRIAEDKPIKYPMAGMKSEEVSLHIYNIDTKTTTQLNIEGDKEQFLTMPTWAPDSETVYVGVLNRGQNHLKLQRYTAATGKLDKQLFEEKSKTYVEPSTPLKFLNDKEFIYISEKDGYRQMYRYNTNGKQINSYVYNDVIFKDFVDVSSKEIYYMGTANKGMDKLLYKVDLKSGKTQPITKTSATYSVEMNKDRTWYYSQYTNLTTPNNISLNAINGKSSVELLNAPNPYEGKTVLPKVEMVTVKAADGKTNLNGRLLYPTNFDENKKYPVMVYVYGGPHAQLVTNRFGGGAGGFDYYMAQQGFVVFTLDNRGSENRGRDFEHVIHRQLGQNEMADQMKGIEFLKSKKFVDADKIGVYGWSFGGFMTTSLMLNYPETFKVGVAGGPVIDWKWYEVMYGERYMDTPEENPEGYEKVSTLNKVNNLKGRLLMIHGAQDPVVVQQHSMEFIEKCIKEGKQVDYFLYPTHEHNVLGKDRVHLNAKIADYFMTHLK, encoded by the coding sequence ATGAAAAAAATTTCCATATTTGCTTTTATGCTTGCCGGATTTTTAGCGCAGGCACAAAATAATTTAACAATAGAAGAAGCTACTTTAGCCGCTCAAAAAGGTTTTGGAACCAAGTCTTTTTACAGTGCTCAATGGCGAACAAATAATCAATTAACTTATATTGATGCACCTTACAACACTTTAATTGCAAAAGATACAAAAGGTGATCCTGCCGAAAATTTGGTAACAACAACAGATTTAGAAACCGCGATAGCAACGGCAATTAACGAAAAAGTTTCTTTGCGAATGATCCCTTTTGATTATCATTGGGAAAACGAAAAAGAACTTTCTTTTACCTATCAGGGTGAAAACGATAAATATTATGTAGTTTATAATATTGAAACTAAGAAAGTATCAAAAACCATTAAGTTTAGTGCCATATCAACAGAAGAAATTATTGCCCCGGCAAAAAACTATATTGTTTATTTAAATAAAAACAATGTTGAAATAGCTTTTGAAAATGGCGAGGTGGTAAAGGTTACAAATGATCCGGAACACGTGGTAAACGGAAGCAGTAATACACACCGAAACGAATTTGGCATTGATCGCGGACTATGGATCAGTCCCGATGGAAAGAAAATTCTATTCTATAAAAAAGATGAACGAATGGTGGCTGATTATCCGTTGATTGATTTTGCTACAAGAATAGCCGAAGATAAGCCTATTAAATATCCAATGGCAGGAATGAAATCTGAAGAAGTTTCATTACACATTTATAATATCGACACCAAAACTACAACCCAACTGAATATTGAAGGCGATAAAGAACAGTTTTTAACAATGCCAACGTGGGCTCCGGATAGCGAAACGGTGTATGTAGGAGTTTTAAACCGTGGTCAAAATCATTTAAAACTGCAAAGATACACAGCTGCTACCGGTAAGTTAGACAAACAGTTGTTCGAAGAAAAAAGCAAAACCTATGTAGAGCCAAGCACGCCGTTAAAGTTTTTGAATGATAAAGAATTTATCTATATTTCTGAAAAAGATGGTTACCGACAAATGTATCGTTACAACACCAATGGCAAACAAATAAACAGCTATGTATATAACGATGTGATTTTTAAAGATTTTGTAGATGTTTCGTCTAAAGAAATCTATTATATGGGTACAGCAAACAAAGGAATGGATAAATTGCTGTATAAAGTAGATTTAAAATCAGGTAAAACGCAGCCAATAACTAAAACTTCGGCTACTTACAGCGTTGAAATGAATAAGGATAGAACGTGGTATTATTCGCAATACACTAATTTAACCACACCAAACAACATTTCTTTAAATGCTATAAACGGTAAGTCGTCGGTAGAATTGTTAAATGCACCTAATCCGTACGAAGGAAAAACAGTGTTGCCAAAAGTAGAAATGGTAACGGTTAAAGCTGCCGATGGAAAAACCAATTTAAATGGACGATTGCTATATCCGACCAATTTTGATGAGAATAAAAAATATCCCGTAATGGTTTACGTTTATGGCGGGCCACACGCACAGTTGGTTACTAACCGATTTGGTGGTGGTGCAGGCGGATTTGACTATTATATGGCACAACAAGGTTTTGTGGTTTTTACGTTGGATAACAGGGGTAGTGAAAACCGAGGTCGTGATTTTGAACACGTAATCCACAGACAATTAGGTCAGAATGAAATGGCAGATCAAATGAAGGGTATCGAATTTTTAAAATCGAAAAAGTTTGTCGATGCTGATAAAATCGGAGTTTACGGGTGGTCTTTCGGCGGATTTATGACTACAAGTTTAATGCTTAATTATCCCGAAACGTTTAAAGTAGGTGTTGCAGGTGGTCCGGTAATTGACTGGAAATGGTACGAAGTAATGTATGGCGAACGTTATATGGACACTCCGGAAGAAAACCCCGAAGGTTATGAAAAAGTATCTACCTTAAATAAAGTTAATAATTTAAAGGGAAGATTATTGATGATACACGGCGCACAAGATCCGGTAGTGGTGCAACAGCACAGTATGGAATTTATAGAAAAATGTATAAAAGAAGGTAAACAGGTTGATTATTTCTTATACCCAACTCACGAACACAATGTTTTAGGAAAAGACCGTGTGCATTTAAATGCTAAAATTGCCGATTATTTTATGACCCATTTAAAGTAA
- the rplT gene encoding 50S ribosomal protein L20 — protein sequence MPKANNAVASRARRKRILKQAKGFFGRRKNVWTVAKNAVEKAMTYAYRDRKQKKRNFRALWIMRINAGARLHGMSYSQFMGKIKANNIELNRKVLADLAMNHPEAFTAIVNKIK from the coding sequence ATGCCAAAAGCAAATAATGCAGTAGCATCAAGAGCAAGAAGAAAAAGAATTTTGAAGCAAGCCAAAGGTTTCTTCGGAAGACGTAAAAACGTTTGGACAGTAGCTAAAAACGCGGTAGAGAAAGCAATGACTTACGCTTACCGCGACAGAAAACAAAAGAAAAGAAATTTCCGTGCGTTATGGATTATGCGTATTAACGCTGGTGCACGTTTACACGGAATGTCTTATTCTCAATTTATGGGAAAAATCAAAGCTAACAACATTGAATTAAACCGTAAGGTTTTAGCAGATTTAGCAATGAACCACCCAGAAGCTTTCACAGCTATCGTTAATAAAATTAAATAA
- the rpmI gene encoding 50S ribosomal protein L35, with amino-acid sequence MPKMKTKSSAKKRFTVTGSGKIKRKHAFKSHILTKKSKKRKLALTHSGLVHKADERSIKEQLRIM; translated from the coding sequence ATGCCTAAAATGAAAACTAAATCTAGTGCCAAAAAACGTTTTACCGTTACAGGTTCTGGAAAAATTAAAAGAAAACACGCTTTTAAAAGCCACATCTTAACAAAGAAGTCTAAAAAGCGTAAATTAGCTTTAACTCATTCTGGTTTAGTACACAAAGCAGATGAAAGAAGCATCAAAGAACAATTAAGAATAATGTAA
- the infC gene encoding translation initiation factor IF-3 encodes MNEKIRVPEVRLVGDNVETGVYKTTEAMAIADAQGLDLVEISPNAAPPVCKIIDYKKFLYEQKKRDKMLKAKTAQITVKEIRFGPQTDEHDYEFKKKNAVKFLKEGSKLKAFVFFKGRSIIYKEQGQILLLRLAQDLEEFGKVEAMPVLEGKRMTMYIAPKKKN; translated from the coding sequence ATAAACGAAAAAATTCGTGTGCCCGAAGTTCGTTTAGTAGGCGATAATGTAGAAACGGGAGTTTACAAAACCACCGAAGCAATGGCAATTGCCGATGCACAAGGGTTAGATTTGGTAGAAATTTCGCCAAATGCAGCACCACCTGTTTGTAAAATTATCGATTACAAAAAGTTCCTTTACGAGCAAAAGAAACGTGATAAAATGTTGAAGGCTAAAACTGCACAGATTACCGTTAAAGAAATTCGTTTTGGACCACAAACAGACGAACACGATTATGAGTTTAAAAAGAAAAATGCTGTGAAATTCTTAAAAGAAGGTTCAAAATTAAAAGCATTCGTATTTTTTAAAGGGCGTTCAATCATTTATAAAGAGCAAGGTCAGATTTTACTATTGCGTTTGGCACAAGATCTTGAAGAATTTGGTAAAGTAGAAGCTATGCCGGTTCTTGAAGGTAAAAGAATGACTATGTATATTGCACCTAAAAAGAAAAATTAG